GGCGGCGAGAAGGGCGGCTGGCTGTACGGGTTCGACGGGTATCCGTCGCCGGCGCAGACACCGCCGGACTGGGGGACGTTCGGGCCCGGCGGGGCGAAGGGCGGGGCCGGTGCCTCGCCGACCACGCCCGGGTTCGTGCCCGAGTTCGGCGGCGGCTGGTTCGACCCGTGGGGCGGCGCCTGGTTCGACGGCAAGGGGTACGCCGAGTCACGGCGCACCCGGGACGCCGCCTACGAGCGCCGCTTCTATCTCACCAACCTCGCCAACGGACTCACCCTGCACAACGTGTACATGACCTTCGGCGGGACCTCCTGGGGCTGGCTGCCCGCGCCGGTCGTCTACACGTCGTACGACTACGGCGCCGCCATCGACGAGGCCCGCAACGTCACCGAGAAGATCGCGCCGATGCACCAGCTCGGCCATCTGCTGCAGCGCGTGCCCGACTTCGCCAAGCTCGACCGGGCGGCGGACGTGCACGCCGAGGGCCTGAAGGTCTACCACCTGACCAATCCGGACACCGGCGCCCATGTCTACGTCGCCCGCAACGACGGCGCGGACGCGGTCACCACCGATCTGCCGACCGACACCGGCCGGATGCGGATCACCGTGCCCGGCAAGGACGCCAGGCTGCTGACGACCGGGCTGAAGCTGGGCCGGCGGACCCTCAAGTACTCCACCGCCGAGCCCGTGCTGTGCGTGACGGCGGGGCGGCAGGACATCGCGCTGTTCGCGGGCCGCCACGGCGAGATGACCGAGCTGGTGCTGGAGTGCCAGGCCGAGCCGGACGTCATGCGGCTCGACCCCGAGGCCGCCTGGGCCTTCGACGGCGCCGACGCGCTGCATGTGAACACGCCGCTCGGCGAGGGCGGACTGACCCGGGTGCTGGTACAGAAGGGCGACACCGAGACCCCGCTGCTGCTGCTCTTCGCCGACGACGCCACCGCCGTACGCGTGTTCCCGTACGACACCCCGTCCGGGACCCTGCTGGTGTACGGCCCGGCGCTGCTGCGCCATGTCGAACTGCGCGGCTCCGAGGTCCACTTGACGGGTGACGTCACCGACACCACGAGCGTGGAGGTGTGGGGGCCGCGCGGCATCGACACCCTGGTGTGGAACGGGCGCAGACTGCCCACCCGGGTGACGCTGTCCGGCAGCCTGATGACCACCGGCATGCTGCCGGCCGTCCCCGAGGTGAAGCTGCCCGAGCTGGGCGGCTGGCGGATGCGCAGGGAGAACCCGGAGGTCGGGCCCAGTTTCGACGACTCGGGCTGGAAGGCGGCGGACAAGAAGACGTCGTTCAGCACCACGCCCGTCCCCGACGGCGGGCCGGTCCTCTTCGCCGACGACTACGGCTTCCACTACGGAGACGTCTGGTACCGGGGCTCCTTCACCGACTCCACCGGCCTGGAGGAGTTCTCGCTCGCCTACAGCACCGGCACCCAGGGCCTGCTGATGGCCTGGCTGGACGGCGAGCCGCTGGGCACTCACCGGATGCCGGTGCCGGACAAGAACACCACCACCAGGCAGGGGACTTGGACGGCGACCGCCGCCTTCCCGGTGCGGGAGGCGCTGCGCTCGCCCGGCCGGCATGTGCTGTCCGTGCTCGTACGGCGCATGCAGCACGACCAGGACGGCAAGGGCCTCGACACCCACAAGGCGGCCCGGGGTCTGACGGCAGCCTCCTTCAAGGGGGCTTCTCCGACGGTGAGTTGGCGGATCCAGGGTGAGGGGCCGGTGGATCCGGTGCGCGGCCCGATGAACAACGGCGGCCTGTACGGCGAGCGGGAGGGCTGGCATCTGCCCGGCTTCCGGGACCACGACTGGGAGCGGGCGGCCTTCCCGCGCGCCGCCCGGTACCAGGGCGTGACCTGGTACCGGACCACCTTCCGGCTCTCGGTCCCGGCGGACATCGACGCGTCGATCGGGCTGACCCTGGAGGACGATCCGTACCGGGCCTACCGGGCGCAGATCTTCCTCAACGGCTGGAACATGGGCCAGTACATCAACAACGTCGGCCCGCAGCACACCTTCGTCCTGCCGAACGGCGTCCTGCGCACCCGGGGCACCAACGCCCTCGCGCTGGCGGTCCTCTCGGAGTTCACCACGCTGTCGGGGCCGGGGAAGGTGGGCCTGACGCTGCTCGGCAGAGCGACCGGAGGACTGCCGGTCACGCCAGTCTGATCACGTTCCAGGACAGTGGCTCCAGTACGGCGGTGAGGGTGCCGTCCGCCAGGGCGGTGCCCTCGACCGGGTGCGGGGTGACCCGCTCGGGGTCGTCCAGGGTGTTACGGGCGTCGGACTCGGCGTCGGCGAGCGCGCTGTGCTCGGTGACGATCGTCAACTCCATCCCGCTGAGGGTCACTTCGAGCGGCAGGGCGTCCGTACGGCTGCGGTTGACGGCGAACACGGTGACCGCGCCGTCGGCCGCGCGGACGGCCGTGGCGTGCAGCAGGTCCGTCTCGCCGTACTTCTTCGTCTCGTACGTCGGCGAGTCCACCCGCACGTCGAGCACCTGGCCCCGGCCGTGCCGCGACGCCTGTGCGAACGGGAAGAACGTCGTCTGCCGCCAGGCCGGGCCGCCCGGCTCGGTCATGATCGGGGCGATCACATTGACCAGCTGGGCGAGGCAGGCGACGGTGACGCGGTCGGCGTGCCGGAGCAGGGCGATGAGGAGCGAGCCGAAGACGACGGCGTCCGTGACGCTGTAGTTGTCCTCCAGCAGCCGGGGCGCCTCGGGCCAGTCGGACGGGGCGAGGCTCTTGGCGTACTCCTCCCAGCGGGAGAGGTACCAGACGTTCCACTCGTCGAAGGAGAGGTTGATCTTCTTCTTGGACTTGAGCCGGGCGCCCATGTGGTCGGCCGTGGCCACCACGTTCTCGATGAAGGACTCCATGTCGACGGCCGAGGCGAGGAAGGAGTCCAGGTCGCCGTCGGTGGGTTCGTAGTAGGCGTGGAGAGAGATGTAGTCGACCAGGTCGTACGCCTCCTCCAGGACGGTCGCCTCCCATGCGGCGAAGGTCGGCATGGCCTGGCTGGAGGAACCGCAGGCGACGAGTTCGACCGCGGGGTCCGCCTGGCGCATGGCGCGGGCCGTCTCGGCGGCGGCACGCCCGTATTCCCGTGCCGTCTTGTGCCCGGTCTGCCAGGGCCCGTCCATCTCGTTGCCGAGGCACCACAGCCTGATCCCGAAGGGTTCCTTGTCGCCGTGGGCCGCGCGGAGTTCGGAAAGGGCGGTGCCGGAGGGGTGGTTGGCGTACTCCTGCAGTTCGAGGGCTTCGGCGACGCCTCGAGTACCGAGGTTCACGGCCACCATGGGTTCGGACTGGGGGCCGAGCTTCTTGAGGAAGGCGAGGTATTCGGAGAGAC
The genomic region above belongs to Streptomyces sp. CG1 and contains:
- a CDS encoding beta-galactosidase, which encodes MALSRRSFSALAGSTALGLALGGSGGTGAPSAYAAHSVPTGPAPAPPSADGERHTIGYDRYSLLVDGRRLVVWSGEMHPFRLPSPSLWRDVLQKMRAHGYNAVSIYVAWNYHSPAPGRYDFSGVRDLDLFLRMAAETGLYVILRPGPYINAEVDGGGFPGWLTAAKGTARTDDPTYLGHVDAWLTQVNRIARKHLFTQGNGTILLYQIENEYDAHTDETGRAYMSHLYKKVRADGIDVPLFHNDKGRNGYWTPGSFDTGGEKGGWLYGFDGYPSPAQTPPDWGTFGPGGAKGGAGASPTTPGFVPEFGGGWFDPWGGAWFDGKGYAESRRTRDAAYERRFYLTNLANGLTLHNVYMTFGGTSWGWLPAPVVYTSYDYGAAIDEARNVTEKIAPMHQLGHLLQRVPDFAKLDRAADVHAEGLKVYHLTNPDTGAHVYVARNDGADAVTTDLPTDTGRMRITVPGKDARLLTTGLKLGRRTLKYSTAEPVLCVTAGRQDIALFAGRHGEMTELVLECQAEPDVMRLDPEAAWAFDGADALHVNTPLGEGGLTRVLVQKGDTETPLLLLFADDATAVRVFPYDTPSGTLLVYGPALLRHVELRGSEVHLTGDVTDTTSVEVWGPRGIDTLVWNGRRLPTRVTLSGSLMTTGMLPAVPEVKLPELGGWRMRRENPEVGPSFDDSGWKAADKKTSFSTTPVPDGGPVLFADDYGFHYGDVWYRGSFTDSTGLEEFSLAYSTGTQGLLMAWLDGEPLGTHRMPVPDKNTTTRQGTWTATAAFPVREALRSPGRHVLSVLVRRMQHDQDGKGLDTHKAARGLTAASFKGASPTVSWRIQGEGPVDPVRGPMNNGGLYGEREGWHLPGFRDHDWERAAFPRAARYQGVTWYRTTFRLSVPADIDASIGLTLEDDPYRAYRAQIFLNGWNMGQYINNVGPQHTFVLPNGVLRTRGTNALALAVLSEFTTLSGPGKVGLTLLGRATGGLPVTPV
- a CDS encoding alpha-N-arabinofuranosidase; this encodes MSKSTARFTLDPAFTVGEVSPRLFGSFVEHLGRCVYTGIYEPEHPAADAEGLRTDVLDLVRELGVTAIRYPGGNFVSGYKWEDSVGPVEDRPRRLDLAWHSTETNRFGLSEYLAFLKKLGPQSEPMVAVNLGTRGVAEALELQEYANHPSGTALSELRAAHGDKEPFGIRLWCLGNEMDGPWQTGHKTAREYGRAAAETARAMRQADPAVELVACGSSSQAMPTFAAWEATVLEEAYDLVDYISLHAYYEPTDGDLDSFLASAVDMESFIENVVATADHMGARLKSKKKINLSFDEWNVWYLSRWEEYAKSLAPSDWPEAPRLLEDNYSVTDAVVFGSLLIALLRHADRVTVACLAQLVNVIAPIMTEPGGPAWRQTTFFPFAQASRHGRGQVLDVRVDSPTYETKKYGETDLLHATAVRAADGAVTVFAVNRSRTDALPLEVTLSGMELTIVTEHSALADAESDARNTLDDPERVTPHPVEGTALADGTLTAVLEPLSWNVIRLA